Proteins from one Pseudomonas sp. KBS0710 genomic window:
- the pcaD gene encoding 3-oxoadipate enol-lactonase has protein sequence MAFVQLADGPLHYQLDGPEGAPVLVLSNSLGTDLHMWDVQIPAFTQHFRVLRFDTRGHGKSLVTEGPYKIEQLGRDVIALLDALDIQRAHFCGLSMGGLIGQWLGIHAGDRLLRLVVCNTAAKIGTPEIWNPRIEMVLRDGAAAMVALRDASIARWFTADFAAANPHQAQQITDMLAATSPQGYAANCAAVRDADLREQLSRIQVPTLAIAGTEDAVTPPAGSHFIQNQIKGAEYAEFYAAHLSNVQAGAAFSDRVLEFLLAR, from the coding sequence GTGGCATTTGTACAACTGGCCGATGGCCCATTGCATTACCAGCTGGACGGGCCTGAGGGCGCGCCGGTGCTGGTGCTGTCCAACTCGTTGGGCACCGACCTGCATATGTGGGACGTGCAGATTCCGGCCTTCACCCAGCATTTTCGTGTGCTGCGTTTCGATACCCGTGGGCACGGCAAGTCTCTGGTGACCGAGGGGCCGTACAAGATCGAGCAGTTGGGACGCGACGTGATTGCGCTGCTGGATGCGCTGGATATCCAACGCGCGCATTTTTGCGGGCTGTCCATGGGCGGCCTGATTGGCCAATGGCTGGGCATCCACGCAGGTGATCGCCTGCTGCGCCTGGTGGTGTGCAACACCGCCGCCAAGATCGGCACGCCGGAGATCTGGAACCCGCGAATCGAGATGGTTTTGCGTGACGGTGCGGCGGCCATGGTAGCGCTGCGCGATGCGTCGATTGCACGCTGGTTTACCGCCGATTTCGCCGCCGCCAACCCGCACCAGGCCCAGCAGATTACCGACATGCTCGCCGCCACGTCGCCCCAGGGTTACGCCGCCAACTGCGCAGCTGTACGGGATGCGGATTTGCGCGAGCAACTGTCCAGAATCCAAGTGCCGACCCTGGCGATTGCCGGCACCGAAGATGCTGTGACCCCACCGGCCGGCAGCCACTTTATCCAGAACCAGATCAAGGGGGCCGAGTACGCCGAGTTCTACGCGGCGCACCTGTCCAACGTACAAGCCGGCGCGGCGTTCAGCGACCGAGTGCTGGAATTCCTGCTGGCCCGTTAA
- a CDS encoding 3-carboxy-cis,cis-muconate cycloisomerase, whose product MTLRTSNQLFDAYFTADSMAEVFCDQGRLQGMLDFEAALARAEARVGLIPQAAIAPIAQACLASLYDVDALGEAIATAGNSAIPLVKALGKLIAAEDAGAERYVHLGATSQDVMDTGLVLQLRQALALIEADLAQLGEVLAVQAQRYADVPLAGRTWLQHATPVTLGMKIAGWLGSVTRSRQRLAELKPRLLVLQFGGASGTLAALGEHAMPVAHALAAELQLSLPEQPWHTQRDRLVEFASVLGLIAGSLGKLGRDLSLLMQTEAAEVFEPSAPGKGGSSTMPHKRNPVGAAVLISAATCVPGLVATMFSAMPQEHERSLGLWHAEWETLPEICRLVSGALKQALLVSQGLEVDPERMAHNLDLTQGLVLAEAVSIVLAQRLGRETAHHLLEHCCKRAVAERRHLRAVLADEPQVTAELSAAELDRLLDPAHYLGQAQTWVTRAVTDHFALTA is encoded by the coding sequence ATGACACTGCGCACGAGCAATCAACTGTTCGACGCTTACTTCACCGCTGACAGCATGGCCGAAGTGTTCTGCGACCAGGGACGTTTGCAGGGCATGCTGGATTTCGAAGCGGCGCTGGCCCGGGCCGAGGCCCGGGTCGGGCTGATTCCCCAAGCCGCCATCGCGCCGATCGCCCAGGCGTGCCTGGCTTCGCTTTACGATGTGGACGCCCTCGGCGAGGCGATTGCCACGGCGGGGAATTCGGCGATTCCGCTGGTGAAGGCCTTGGGCAAATTGATTGCCGCTGAAGATGCCGGCGCCGAGCGTTACGTGCACCTGGGTGCGACCAGCCAGGATGTGATGGACACCGGGCTGGTGTTGCAACTGCGCCAGGCGTTGGCGCTGATCGAAGCGGACCTGGCGCAATTGGGCGAGGTGCTTGCTGTGCAGGCCCAGCGTTATGCCGACGTGCCCCTGGCTGGGCGAACCTGGTTGCAGCATGCGACGCCGGTCACGCTGGGGATGAAAATTGCCGGTTGGCTGGGCTCAGTCACGCGCAGTCGCCAGCGCCTGGCCGAGCTGAAGCCGCGTTTGCTGGTGCTGCAGTTTGGTGGCGCATCCGGCACCTTGGCGGCACTCGGTGAGCACGCCATGCCGGTGGCGCACGCCTTGGCGGCTGAACTGCAACTGAGCCTGCCCGAACAACCCTGGCACACCCAACGTGATCGGCTGGTGGAGTTTGCCAGCGTGCTCGGCCTGATCGCCGGCAGCCTCGGTAAACTGGGGCGCGACCTGAGCCTGTTGATGCAGACCGAAGCGGCGGAGGTGTTCGAACCGTCGGCGCCGGGCAAAGGCGGCTCATCGACCATGCCGCACAAGCGTAACCCGGTGGGCGCCGCCGTGTTGATCAGCGCGGCCACCTGTGTGCCGGGGCTGGTGGCGACGATGTTCAGCGCCATGCCCCAGGAGCACGAGCGCAGCCTGGGCCTGTGGCACGCCGAGTGGGAAACCTTGCCAGAGATTTGCCGGCTGGTGTCGGGTGCCTTGAAACAGGCGCTGCTGGTGAGCCAAGGCTTGGAGGTCGACCCCGAGCGTATGGCGCACAACCTTGACCTGACCCAAGGCCTGGTGCTGGCCGAAGCCGTGAGCATCGTGCTTGCCCAACGCCTGGGCCGCGAGACCGCACACCACTTGCTGGAACACTGTTGCAAACGCGCCGTCGCCGAACGGCGCCATCTGCGCGCAGTGCTGGCAGACGAACCACAGGTCACCGCCGAGCTGTCGGCGGCTGAACTGGACCGCCTGCTCGACCCGGCCCACTACCTGGGCCAGGCGCAAACCTGGGTCACCCGTGCGGTGACCGACCATTTTGCATTGACCGCGTAA
- a CDS encoding MFS family transporter, whose translation MTTTTSHYTGEERSKRIFAIVGASSGNLVEWFDFYVYAFCAIYFAPAFFPSDDPTVQLLNTAGVFAAGFLMRPIGGWLFGRVADKHGRKNSMMISVLMMCAGSLVIAFLPTYKDIGAWAPALLLVARLFQGLSVGGEYGTTATYMSEVALKGQRGFFASFQYVTLIGGQLLAVLVVVILQQILTEEELRAWGWRIPFVIGAIAAVISLLLRRTLKETTSKEMREDKDAGSIVALFRDHGKAFITVLGYTAGGSLIFYTFTTYMQKYLVNTVGMHAKTSSYIMTGALFLYMCMQPLFGMLADKIGRRNSMLWFAGLGTLFTVPILLTLKTVTSPFLAFVLITLALAIVSFYTSISGLVKAEMFPPQVRALGVGLAYAVANAVFGGSAEVVALSLKSIGMENTFYWYVTAMMAVAFLFSLRLPKQAAYLHHDL comes from the coding sequence ATGACAACAACAACGAGTCACTACACCGGAGAAGAACGCAGCAAACGGATTTTTGCGATTGTCGGGGCCTCCTCCGGCAACCTGGTCGAATGGTTCGACTTCTACGTCTATGCCTTCTGCGCGATTTATTTTGCCCCGGCGTTTTTCCCCTCGGACGACCCCACGGTGCAACTGCTCAACACCGCCGGTGTGTTTGCCGCCGGGTTCCTGATGCGACCTATTGGCGGTTGGCTGTTTGGCCGAGTGGCCGACAAGCACGGGCGCAAGAACTCGATGATGATCTCGGTGCTGATGATGTGCGCCGGGTCCCTGGTCATCGCCTTTTTGCCCACCTACAAAGATATCGGCGCCTGGGCGCCGGCCTTGCTGCTGGTGGCGCGCCTGTTCCAGGGCCTGTCGGTGGGGGGCGAATACGGCACCACGGCGACCTACATGAGTGAAGTGGCGCTCAAGGGCCAGCGCGGCTTTTTTGCCTCATTCCAATACGTGACCCTGATCGGCGGCCAATTGCTGGCGGTGCTGGTGGTGGTGATCCTGCAACAGATCCTGACCGAAGAAGAACTGCGCGCCTGGGGCTGGCGTATTCCGTTCGTGATCGGCGCCATTGCTGCGGTGATCTCCCTGCTGCTGCGTCGCACCTTGAAAGAAACCACCAGCAAGGAAATGCGTGAAGACAAAGACGCCGGCAGCATCGTCGCGTTGTTCCGTGACCACGGCAAAGCCTTCATTACCGTGTTGGGCTACACCGCCGGCGGCTCGTTGATTTTCTATACCTTCACCACGTACATGCAGAAATACCTGGTGAACACCGTGGGCATGCACGCCAAGACGTCGAGCTACATCATGACCGGCGCGCTGTTCCTGTACATGTGCATGCAGCCGCTGTTCGGCATGCTGGCGGACAAGATCGGTCGACGTAATTCGATGCTCTGGTTCGCAGGCCTGGGCACGCTGTTCACCGTGCCGATCCTGCTGACCTTGAAAACCGTCACCAGCCCGTTCCTGGCCTTTGTGCTGATCACCCTGGCCTTGGCGATCGTCAGCTTCTACACCTCGATCAGCGGCCTGGTCAAAGCCGAGATGTTCCCGCCGCAGGTGCGCGCACTGGGTGTGGGCCTGGCCTATGCGGTGGCGAATGCGGTTTTTGGTGGTTCGGCCGAAGTCGTCGCGTTGAGCCTGAAATCCATCGGTATGGAAAATACCTTTTACTGGTACGTCACCGCGATGATGGCGGTCGCTTTCCTGTTCAGCCTGCGTCTGCCCAAACAGGCGGCTTATCTACACCACGACCTCTAG
- the pcaG gene encoding protocatechuate 3,4-dioxygenase subunit alpha, with product MTLNATTSHTVGPYYHIGLTWLNREDLTVPATLGERVAISGQVVDGNGDVVNDAMLEVWQANAAGKYDHPEDEQAKAVDPNFEGFGRVPVDAEGRFRFTTIKPGSVPGLQGTTQAPHLVVLVFARGLVKHLLTRIYFDGEALNGDDPLLACVPAERRGTLIATPDAQGVHQWNVILQGTDKETVFFDY from the coding sequence ATGACCCTCAATGCGACCACGTCCCACACCGTCGGGCCGTATTACCACATCGGCCTGACCTGGCTGAACCGCGAAGACCTGACCGTGCCGGCCACCTTGGGCGAGCGCGTGGCAATCAGCGGGCAAGTGGTGGACGGCAACGGTGATGTCGTCAATGACGCCATGCTCGAAGTCTGGCAGGCGAATGCCGCCGGCAAGTACGACCACCCGGAAGACGAGCAGGCCAAGGCCGTCGATCCCAACTTTGAGGGGTTTGGCCGCGTGCCGGTGGATGCCGAAGGCCGTTTTCGGTTTACCACCATCAAGCCAGGCAGTGTGCCGGGCCTGCAAGGCACGACCCAGGCGCCGCACCTGGTGGTGCTGGTGTTTGCCCGTGGCTTGGTGAAGCACCTGCTGACGCGGATCTATTTCGACGGTGAAGCGTTGAATGGTGATGACCCGTTGCTGGCGTGCGTGCCTGCTGAGCGTCGCGGCACGTTGATTGCCACGCCGGATGCGCAGGGTGTGCATCAGTGGAATGTGATTTTGCAGGGCACAGACAAGGAAACGGTGTTCTTCGATTATTGA
- the pcaH gene encoding protocatechuate 3,4-dioxygenase subunit beta, producing MSDKPGYRRPQAGTQPDYLHPAYQSTNLRSPSQPLVFLPHSLSEITGPTIGAERVDEKDNDLTAQHAGEPQGERIIIHGRVLDENGLPVPGILVEIWQANAAGRYNHKRDLHDAPLDPNFTGTGRTVTDADGWYQFQTIKPGAYPWGNHHNAWRPAHIHFSLFGPSVLTRLVTQMYFPGDPLLEYDPIYNCVPDTSAKQRLIASFDLEKTIPSYALGYRWDIVLRGRDATPMEK from the coding sequence ATGAGTGACAAGCCCGGTTACCGGCGCCCGCAAGCGGGCACCCAACCTGATTACCTGCACCCGGCCTACCAGTCGACGAACCTGCGTTCGCCGTCCCAGCCATTGGTGTTTTTGCCGCACTCCTTGTCGGAAATTACCGGCCCGACCATCGGCGCCGAGCGAGTCGACGAGAAGGACAACGACCTCACCGCCCAGCACGCAGGCGAGCCCCAGGGCGAGCGCATCATCATCCACGGCCGTGTGCTGGATGAAAACGGCCTGCCGGTGCCGGGCATTCTGGTGGAGATCTGGCAGGCCAACGCCGCCGGTCGCTACAACCACAAACGCGACCTGCACGACGCGCCGCTGGACCCCAACTTTACCGGCACCGGCCGCACCGTCACCGACGCCGACGGCTGGTATCAGTTCCAGACCATCAAGCCCGGCGCCTACCCGTGGGGCAACCACCACAACGCGTGGCGCCCGGCGCATATCCACTTCTCGCTGTTTGGCCCCAGCGTGCTGACGCGGCTGGTCACGCAGATGTATTTCCCCGGCGACCCGCTGCTGGAATACGACCCGATCTACAACTGCGTGCCGGACACCAGCGCCAAGCAGCGGCTGATCGCCAGTTTTGATCTGGAAAAAACCATTCCGTCCTATGCCCTCGGCTATCGCTGGGACATCGTTTTGCGCGGCCGCGACGCCACGCCGATGGAGAAATGA
- the pcaF gene encoding 3-oxoadipyl-CoA thiolase, translating into MMRDVFICDAIRTPIGRFGGGLSTVRTDDLAALPIKALIERNPSVDWSAVDEVFLGCANQAGEDNRNVARMALLLAGLPESIPGVTLNRLCASGMDAIGTAFRAIASGEMELAIAGGVESMSRAPFVMGKADAAFSRNMKLEDTTIGWRFINPLMKAQYGVDAMPQTADNVADDYNVSRADQDAFALRSQQRTAAAQAAGFFAEEIVPVRVAHKKGETLVEHDEHPRDTTLEALAKLKPVNGPDKTVTAGNASGVNDGAAALILASAEAVKQHGLTARARVLGMASAGVAPRVMGIGPVPAVRKLVERLGLAVTDFDVIELNEAFASQGLAVLRELGIADDAAQVNPNGGAIALGHPLGMSGARLVLTALHQLEKTGGRKGLATMCVGVGQGLALAIERI; encoded by the coding sequence CTGATGCGCGACGTCTTTATTTGTGATGCCATCCGCACGCCCATCGGCCGTTTTGGCGGTGGTTTGTCCACGGTGCGCACCGATGACCTGGCAGCCTTGCCGATCAAGGCGCTGATTGAGCGCAACCCGTCGGTGGACTGGAGCGCCGTCGACGAAGTATTCCTCGGTTGCGCCAACCAGGCCGGTGAAGACAACCGCAACGTCGCGCGTATGGCATTGCTGTTGGCGGGCCTGCCGGAAAGTATTCCGGGCGTGACCCTCAACCGCCTGTGCGCCTCGGGCATGGACGCGATCGGCACGGCCTTTCGCGCCATCGCCAGCGGCGAAATGGAGCTGGCGATTGCCGGTGGCGTCGAGTCGATGTCCCGTGCGCCATTTGTGATGGGCAAGGCTGACGCGGCGTTTTCACGCAACATGAAACTGGAAGACACCACCATTGGCTGGCGTTTTATCAACCCGTTGATGAAGGCCCAATACGGCGTGGATGCGATGCCGCAAACCGCCGATAACGTCGCCGACGACTACAACGTGTCCCGCGCCGACCAAGACGCCTTCGCCCTGCGCAGCCAGCAACGCACGGCTGCCGCACAAGCCGCCGGCTTCTTCGCCGAAGAGATCGTGCCGGTGCGCGTCGCGCATAAAAAAGGCGAAACCCTGGTGGAGCACGACGAGCATCCACGCGACACCACCTTGGAGGCCCTGGCCAAACTCAAGCCGGTTAATGGCCCGGATAAAACCGTCACCGCCGGCAATGCGTCGGGCGTGAATGACGGTGCGGCGGCGCTGATTCTGGCGTCTGCCGAAGCGGTCAAACAGCACGGCCTCACCGCCCGCGCCCGTGTGTTGGGCATGGCCAGCGCTGGGGTTGCGCCGCGTGTGATGGGCATCGGCCCGGTGCCGGCGGTGCGCAAACTGGTGGAGCGCCTCGGTTTGGCGGTCACCGACTTTGACGTGATCGAACTCAACGAAGCCTTCGCCAGCCAAGGTTTGGCGGTGCTGCGTGAACTGGGTATCGCCGACGATGCCGCGCAGGTCAACCCGAACGGCGGCGCCATCGCCCTTGGCCACCCGTTGGGCATGAGCGGCGCGCGGTTGGTGCTGACTGCATTGCATCAGCTTGAGAAAACCGGCGGCCGCAAAGGCTTGGCGACCATGTGTGTGGGCGTCGGCCAAGGCTTGGCCCTGGCGATTGAACGCATCTAA
- a CDS encoding CoA-transferase subunit beta translates to MAYSTNEMMTVAAARRLKNGSVCFVGIGLPSKAANLARLTSSPDVVLIYESGPIGAKPSVLPLSIGDGELAETADTVVPTGEIFRYWLQGGRIDVGFLGAAQVDRFGNINTTVVGDYHQPKVRLPGAGGAPEIAGSAKSVLIILKQSARSFVDKLDFITSVGHGEGGDSRKRLGLPGAGPVGIITDLCIMEPEEGSHEFVVTALHPGVTREQVVAATGWAIRFADHVSTTAEPTEVELTALRDLEARTAAAHGQAPGEA, encoded by the coding sequence ATGGCTTACTCGACCAATGAAATGATGACCGTCGCCGCCGCGCGCCGCCTCAAGAACGGCTCGGTGTGCTTTGTCGGCATCGGCTTGCCTTCCAAGGCCGCGAACCTGGCACGCCTGACGTCGTCGCCGGATGTGGTGCTGATCTACGAATCCGGCCCGATTGGCGCCAAACCATCAGTGTTGCCGCTGTCCATCGGTGACGGCGAACTGGCAGAAACCGCCGACACCGTAGTACCGACCGGTGAGATTTTTCGCTACTGGTTGCAAGGCGGGCGCATCGACGTCGGCTTTCTCGGCGCCGCCCAGGTCGACCGTTTCGGCAACATCAACACCACCGTGGTGGGGGACTATCACCAACCTAAAGTGCGCCTGCCGGGTGCCGGTGGCGCGCCGGAGATTGCCGGTTCCGCCAAGAGTGTGTTGATCATCCTCAAGCAGTCGGCGCGTTCGTTTGTCGATAAGTTGGACTTCATCACTTCGGTCGGCCACGGCGAAGGCGGTGACTCACGCAAACGCCTGGGCCTGCCTGGCGCCGGTCCTGTAGGAATTATTACCGATCTGTGCATCATGGAACCGGAGGAGGGCAGCCATGAGTTCGTGGTCACCGCCTTGCACCCTGGCGTAACCCGCGAGCAAGTGGTGGCGGCCACCGGTTGGGCGATTCGTTTTGCCGACCACGTAAGCACCACCGCCGAGCCGACCGAGGTGGAGCTGACCGCGCTGCGTGATCTCGAAGCGCGTACTGCTGCTGCCCACGGCCAAGCACCGGGAGAAGCCTGA
- a CDS encoding CoA transferase subunit A, whose protein sequence is MAEILTLRDAVKRFVNDGDTVALEGFTHLIPTAAGHEIIRQGKKDLTLVRMTPDLIYDQLIGAGCARKLIFSWGGNPGVGSLHRLRDAVEKQWPQPLEIEEHSHADLANAYVAGASGLPFAVLRAYAGSDLPKVNPLIKTVTCPFTGEVLAAVPSVRPDITVIHAQKADRKGNVLLWGILGVQKEAALAAKRCIVTVEEIVDDLNAPMNSCVLPTWALTAVCHVPGGAHPSYAHGYNERDNRFYQAWDPIARDRGTFTAWIDEYIHGTADFSEFQAKLANAQEAK, encoded by the coding sequence ATGGCTGAAATTCTCACCTTGCGTGATGCGGTCAAGCGCTTCGTGAACGACGGCGACACCGTCGCCCTCGAAGGCTTCACCCACCTGATCCCTACGGCGGCAGGTCATGAAATCATTCGTCAAGGCAAGAAAGACCTGACGCTGGTGCGTATGACGCCTGATCTGATCTACGACCAGTTGATCGGTGCAGGCTGCGCGCGCAAGTTGATTTTCTCCTGGGGCGGTAACCCGGGCGTGGGTTCCCTGCATCGCCTGCGCGACGCCGTTGAAAAACAATGGCCGCAGCCGCTGGAGATCGAAGAACATAGCCACGCCGACCTGGCCAATGCCTACGTCGCCGGTGCTTCGGGCCTGCCGTTTGCGGTGCTGCGTGCCTACGCCGGTTCCGACCTGCCCAAGGTCAACCCGCTGATCAAAACCGTGACCTGCCCATTCACTGGCGAAGTGCTGGCGGCGGTGCCGTCGGTGCGCCCGGACATCACCGTGATCCACGCACAAAAGGCCGACCGCAAGGGCAATGTGTTGCTCTGGGGCATTCTCGGCGTGCAGAAGGAAGCAGCCTTGGCGGCCAAGCGCTGCATCGTCACCGTCGAAGAAATCGTCGACGACCTGAATGCGCCGATGAACAGTTGCGTATTGCCGACCTGGGCCCTGACTGCGGTGTGCCATGTACCCGGTGGTGCGCACCCGTCCTACGCCCACGGCTATAACGAGCGCGACAACCGTTTCTACCAGGCGTGGGACCCGATCGCCCGCGACCGTGGGACCTTTACCGCGTGGATCGACGAATACATCCACGGCACCGCTGACTTCAGTGAATTCCAGGCCAAGCTGGCCAACGCGCAGGAGGCCAAGTAA
- a CDS encoding MFS transporter gives MNQPSVGTTLDVQSFINAQPLSRYQWRVVILCFLIVFLDGLDTAAMGFIAPALSQDWGIDRASLGPVMSAALIGMVFGALGSGPLADRFGRKVVLVSAVLVFGAFSLASAYSTNVDQLLVLRFLTGLGLGAGMPNATTLLSEYTPERHKSLLVTSMFCGFNLGMAGGGFISAKLIPAFGWHSLLLIGGILPLILAVVLLVWLPESARFLVVRNRGTDKVRKTLSPIEPTIVAQATSFSVPEQKTVKARNVFAVIFSGTYSAGTLLLWLTYFMGLVIVYLLTSWLPTLMRDSGASMEQAAFIGALFQFGGVLSAVGVGWAMDRFNPHKVIGTFYLLAGVFAYAVGQSLGNITLLATLVLIAGMCVNGAQSAMPSLAARFYPTQGRATGVSWMLGIGRFGAILGAWMGATLLGLGWNFEQVLTALVIPAALATAAVVIKGMVSHADAT, from the coding sequence ATGAATCAGCCTTCTGTCGGTACCACTCTGGACGTGCAGTCCTTTATCAACGCCCAGCCACTGTCGCGCTACCAGTGGCGCGTGGTGATCCTGTGTTTCCTGATTGTCTTCCTCGACGGCCTCGACACCGCCGCCATGGGCTTTATCGCACCGGCGCTGTCCCAGGACTGGGGCATCGACCGCGCCAGCCTCGGCCCGGTGATGAGCGCCGCGTTGATCGGCATGGTGTTCGGCGCACTCGGTTCCGGCCCGCTGGCGGACCGTTTCGGCCGCAAAGTGGTGCTGGTGAGCGCGGTGTTGGTGTTTGGCGCGTTCAGCCTGGCCTCGGCCTACAGCACCAACGTCGACCAGTTACTGGTGTTGCGCTTCCTGACTGGGCTGGGCCTGGGCGCGGGAATGCCGAACGCCACCACGCTGCTGTCGGAATACACCCCCGAGCGCCACAAATCGTTGCTGGTGACCAGCATGTTCTGCGGTTTCAACCTGGGCATGGCCGGCGGCGGGTTTATCTCGGCCAAGCTGATCCCTGCGTTCGGCTGGCATAGCCTGCTGCTGATCGGCGGCATCCTGCCGTTGATCCTGGCGGTGGTGCTGCTGGTCTGGCTGCCGGAGTCGGCGCGTTTTCTGGTGGTGCGCAATCGCGGTACCGACAAGGTGCGCAAAACCTTGTCACCCATCGAACCCACGATCGTTGCCCAGGCCACCAGTTTCAGTGTGCCCGAGCAAAAAACCGTAAAAGCGCGCAACGTCTTCGCGGTGATCTTCTCCGGCACCTACAGCGCCGGCACCTTGCTGCTGTGGCTCACCTACTTTATGGGCCTGGTGATTGTTTACCTGCTGACCAGCTGGCTGCCGACCCTGATGCGCGACAGTGGCGCCAGCATGGAACAGGCCGCCTTTATCGGCGCGTTGTTCCAGTTTGGCGGCGTGCTCAGTGCGGTCGGCGTGGGCTGGGCGATGGACCGCTTCAACCCTCACAAGGTCATCGGAACTTTCTACCTGCTGGCCGGGGTGTTTGCCTACGCCGTGGGGCAGAGCCTGGGCAATATCACCCTGTTGGCGACCTTGGTGTTGATCGCCGGGATGTGCGTCAACGGCGCGCAATCGGCAATGCCGTCCCTGGCTGCGCGCTTCTACCCGACCCAAGGCCGCGCCACCGGTGTGTCGTGGATGCTTGGCATTGGCCGTTTTGGCGCGATCCTTGGCGCGTGGATGGGCGCCACCTTGCTGGGCCTGGGCTGGAACTTCGAACAAGTGCTGACGGCGCTGGTGATTCCGGCGGCGTTGGCCACGGCCGCCGTGGTGATCAAAGGCATGGTCAGCCATGCGGATGCGACCTGA
- the pcaR gene encoding pca regulon transcriptional regulator PcaR, with protein sequence MNDQLRNSFASVAPPIVASPAKRIQAFTGDPDFMTSLARGLAVVQAFQERKRHLTIAQISHRTEIPRAAVRRCLHTLIKLGYATTDGRTYSLLPKVLTLGHAYLSSTPLAVSAQPYLDRMSEQLHEACNMATLEGDDILYIARSATTQRLISVDLSVGGRLPAYCTSMGRILLAALDDASLKDYLDHADLQTKTSRTLTTPEALFECLQQVRQQGWCIVDQELEQGLRSIAVPVYDASGQVLAALNVSTHAGRVSRSELEQRFLPSMLSASRELSAQLFA encoded by the coding sequence ATGAACGATCAATTGCGCAACTCCTTCGCATCAGTGGCGCCGCCGATCGTGGCTTCACCGGCCAAGCGTATCCAAGCGTTTACCGGTGATCCGGACTTCATGACCTCCCTGGCGCGCGGCCTGGCCGTGGTGCAGGCGTTTCAGGAGCGCAAGCGCCACCTGACCATCGCCCAGATCAGCCATCGCACCGAAATCCCGCGTGCCGCCGTGCGCCGTTGCCTGCACACCTTGATCAAACTCGGTTATGCCACCACCGATGGGCGCACCTATTCGCTGCTGCCCAAGGTCCTGACCCTGGGGCATGCCTATTTGTCTTCCACGCCATTGGCCGTATCGGCCCAGCCGTACCTGGACCGTATGAGCGAGCAATTGCACGAAGCCTGCAATATGGCGACCCTGGAAGGCGACGACATCCTGTATATCGCCCGCTCTGCCACCACCCAGCGCCTGATCTCGGTGGATCTGTCGGTGGGCGGGCGTTTGCCGGCGTATTGCACATCGATGGGGCGCATCCTCCTGGCGGCGCTGGATGATGCTTCGCTCAAGGACTATCTCGACCACGCCGACCTGCAAACCAAGACCAGCCGCACCCTGACCACGCCCGAAGCCTTGTTCGAATGCCTGCAACAAGTGCGTCAACAGGGCTGGTGCATCGTCGATCAGGAACTGGAGCAGGGCCTGCGTTCCATCGCCGTGCCGGTGTACGACGCTTCCGGCCAGGTGTTGGCCGCGCTCAATGTCAGCACCCACGCCGGGCGTGTCAGCCGCAGCGAGCTGGAGCAGCGTTTCCTGCCGAGCATGCTCAGCGCCAGTCGCGAGCTGAGTGCGCAACTGTTTGCCTAA